The Sinorhizobium sojae CCBAU 05684 DNA window AATTGCCCGGTCGTTTGACGAGCTCTCCGGGCGCAGTGAGCCCGCCAGAGCAGAAAGAGTACGTGTCCGAAATATGCTAGCTGCAGAAGCAGCGAACCAACCACAGTCGTGACGACTGCGTCACTGATGGACCCCGTTACGAGGTAGACTATAAGAGTGTTGGCGCATAGGAACAGCCATAGAATTCGATGAAAGATACCAAAAGACAACGCCGTTTTCCTGGTTTTGTTTGTGGGATCATGCGGCAATGTCGTCGGCCGCAACATGATTCTGGCGGTTTGGCCAAACACGCACTCCGGCTCCGCAGCCGATACAGCGGCCGGCGCTGTCGCCGGACATGATCACATGATCTGGTTGCTGGAATGATCGTCCTCGGCATCGCAAAAGACCGAGAATTTCACCTGCGTCATTGATCCCGTGAAGGTGCATACCTCGCGCCCCGAGTCAGCAGCCGCAGCCGATGCATAATAGATATTCCGGCACCAGCTGAAGCGGCGGG harbors:
- a CDS encoding exopolysaccharide production repressor protein, with product MLRPTTLPHDPTNKTRKTALSFGIFHRILWLFLCANTLIVYLVTGSISDAVVTTVVGSLLLQLAYFGHVLFLLWRAHCARRARQTTGQFHGEGQPGDPRIAGTHGRTDGDPCFEDEDSR